From a single Eisenibacter elegans DSM 3317 genomic region:
- the typA gene encoding translational GTPase TypA: MESIRNIAIIAHVDHGKTTLVDKIIHASKLFRENQTFDDLILDNNDLERERGITIVSKNVSVRYKGVKINIIDTPGHADFGGEVERVLKMADGVLLLVDAFEGPMPQTRFVLSKALSLGLTPIVVVNKVDKPNCRPDEVQEAVFDLMFALDATEEQLDFKTIYGSAKNGWMSNDWQEPTETIEPLLDAIIETIPAAPSPEGTMQMQITSLDYSSFVGRIAIGRVYRGTIEENKDIALCKDDGSFKKLRVKELHVFEGLGKTRVPAVKAGEICAVVGIEGFDIGDTIADINAPEPLPRISIDEPTMSMLFTINNSPFFGKEGKFVTSRHLRDRLLKETEKNLALKVEFTESEDRFIVYGRGILHLSVLIETMRREGYELQVGQPQVLFKEIDGQRHEPYETLVVDTPEDTAGKVIELVTQRKGELLVMEPKGDWQHLEFNIPSRGLIGLRNLMLTATAGEAVINHRFREYGPYKGEIAGRINGSLISMEAGPSTAYTLDKLQDRGVFFIDPGEDVYTGQVIGEHSRQNDLVVNVQKGKKLTNMRASGSDDNVRIAPKRQFSLEEAMEYIQKDEYLEVTPVSVRMRKIYLDENERKRMSMAEKAL; this comes from the coding sequence ATGGAAAGCATCAGAAACATCGCCATCATTGCCCACGTTGACCACGGCAAAACGACCTTGGTTGACAAAATTATCCACGCCTCCAAACTCTTCCGAGAGAATCAGACCTTCGACGACCTTATCCTCGACAATAACGACCTCGAACGTGAACGCGGCATTACCATCGTATCCAAAAACGTATCCGTGCGTTACAAAGGCGTTAAAATCAACATCATCGATACTCCGGGTCACGCCGACTTTGGCGGCGAGGTAGAGCGCGTGCTCAAAATGGCCGATGGGGTGCTCCTGCTTGTAGATGCCTTTGAAGGGCCGATGCCCCAAACCCGATTTGTATTGAGCAAGGCCTTATCGCTTGGCCTTACGCCTATCGTGGTAGTCAACAAAGTAGACAAGCCCAACTGCCGCCCTGACGAAGTACAGGAAGCTGTTTTTGACTTAATGTTTGCCCTTGACGCTACCGAAGAACAGCTGGATTTCAAAACCATCTATGGCTCTGCCAAAAACGGCTGGATGAGCAACGACTGGCAAGAACCCACCGAAACGATTGAGCCACTCTTGGATGCCATCATCGAAACCATCCCTGCCGCCCCCAGCCCAGAGGGAACGATGCAGATGCAAATCACCTCTCTTGATTACTCTTCGTTTGTTGGTCGTATTGCTATCGGACGTGTATACCGAGGTACGATTGAAGAAAATAAAGACATTGCGCTTTGTAAAGACGATGGTAGCTTCAAAAAGCTACGCGTAAAAGAGCTACACGTGTTTGAAGGCTTGGGCAAAACCCGCGTACCTGCTGTAAAAGCCGGCGAAATCTGCGCCGTAGTAGGCATCGAAGGCTTTGATATCGGAGACACCATCGCCGACATCAACGCTCCCGAGCCCTTGCCCCGTATTTCTATCGACGAGCCTACAATGAGTATGCTCTTCACCATCAACAACTCGCCGTTCTTTGGCAAAGAAGGTAAATTTGTAACCTCTCGCCACCTCCGCGACCGCTTGTTGAAGGAAACAGAGAAAAACCTTGCCCTCAAGGTAGAGTTTACCGAAAGCGAAGACCGCTTTATCGTTTATGGGCGTGGTATCCTACACTTGTCTGTATTGATTGAAACAATGCGCCGCGAAGGCTACGAGCTACAAGTAGGGCAGCCTCAGGTACTTTTCAAAGAAATTGATGGCCAACGCCACGAGCCTTACGAAACCCTAGTAGTAGATACCCCTGAAGACACCGCCGGCAAAGTAATCGAACTCGTTACCCAGCGCAAAGGCGAGCTCCTCGTGATGGAGCCTAAGGGCGATTGGCAACACCTAGAGTTCAACATCCCTTCACGTGGCCTTATCGGTTTGCGTAACTTGATGTTGACTGCTACTGCCGGAGAGGCCGTTATCAACCACCGATTCCGCGAGTATGGCCCCTACAAAGGCGAAATCGCCGGACGTATCAACGGCTCGCTCATCTCAATGGAGGCCGGCCCCTCTACGGCCTATACCCTTGACAAGCTCCAAGACCGTGGGGTGTTCTTCATCGATCCGGGAGAAGATGTATATACCGGCCAAGTAATTGGCGAGCATAGCCGTCAGAACGACCTTGTTGTCAATGTACAAAAAGGTAAAAAACTGACCAATATGCGCGCATCTGGTTCTGACGACAACGTCCGCATTGCGCCCAAGCGTCAGTTCTCTCTCGAAGAAGCGATGGAATATATCCAAAAAGACGAATACCTAGAGGTAACACCTGTTTCGGTACGTATGCGCAAAATCTACCTCGACGAAAACGAGCGTAAGCGTATGTCGATGGCCGAAAAAGCCCTCTAA
- a CDS encoding carboxypeptidase-like regulatory domain-containing protein: protein MYKKTTAVCLLAALVLLGACNRNLREEAEMAITVLDIRGFPVVGANVTIYANEEHWATEQNPLQETALTDNSGKVSFFQLPSGTYFVDIQRDSLNNWENKREVEIIATIYGFRNEEIFVLNNSRMGSLSAASGRNWQLTDIQLAGESIKTQPGFECLRDSGLRFFKNGRYEVISGAITCPEDDNPANRQGLWRFNDQQTLLILQSQAGQVRELLLEDLSQKRLKVGQNFNGILIDIIYEQR from the coding sequence ATGTACAAAAAAACGACCGCTGTTTGCCTCCTGGCAGCCCTGGTGCTCTTGGGAGCCTGTAACCGCAACTTACGCGAGGAGGCCGAAATGGCCATCACTGTGCTCGATATCCGAGGCTTTCCCGTAGTTGGTGCTAATGTTACGATATATGCCAACGAAGAACACTGGGCCACAGAGCAAAACCCATTACAAGAAACAGCCCTTACGGACAATAGCGGAAAAGTTAGTTTTTTTCAGTTGCCTAGCGGCACATATTTTGTAGACATACAGCGTGATTCGCTCAACAACTGGGAGAACAAGCGGGAGGTAGAAATAATTGCTACTATTTATGGCTTCCGCAACGAAGAGATTTTTGTGCTCAATAATAGCCGTATGGGTAGTCTTAGTGCTGCCTCAGGGCGCAACTGGCAACTTACTGATATTCAGCTTGCCGGCGAAAGTATAAAAACTCAGCCAGGGTTTGAATGTTTGCGTGATAGCGGCTTGCGCTTTTTCAAAAATGGGCGTTATGAAGTCATCTCCGGAGCAATTACTTGTCCTGAAGATGATAACCCTGCCAATCGCCAAGGGCTTTGGCGCTTTAACGACCAGCAGACCCTGCTCATTCTTCAGAGCCAAGCCGGACAAGTTCGAGAGCTGCTCTTAGAAGACCTCAGCCAAAAGAGATTGAAAGTGGGGCAAAATTTTAATGGCATCTTGATTGATATTATTTATGAACAGCGCTGA
- a CDS encoding tetratricopeptide repeat protein: MLENQQPRQAVELLNRAIKNGGESADLFNMRGVAYFSLQEFDNALLDYDRAIALDKRNYKPFYNRALVKEALQNYQGAIEDYSQAIALAIDEADLYLNRAAVFATTGDTAAAFRDLNKTLELRPEDAMAHYNRGNILYRNAEWPAASEDFRAAIRADAKFARAHFALALSLLQQSPEQSEQPCLHLQQAKRLGHPEAEALLEKYCRNTSDQTPNKQ; this comes from the coding sequence ATGCTTGAAAACCAACAACCTCGCCAAGCCGTCGAACTGCTCAACCGCGCCATCAAAAACGGGGGTGAGTCTGCCGACTTGTTCAATATGCGTGGGGTGGCTTATTTCAGTTTGCAGGAGTTCGACAATGCCTTGTTGGACTATGACCGCGCCATTGCCCTTGATAAGCGTAACTATAAGCCTTTCTACAACCGCGCCTTGGTCAAAGAAGCGCTTCAAAACTATCAGGGCGCTATCGAAGATTACTCTCAAGCCATCGCCCTAGCTATTGATGAAGCAGATCTTTACCTCAACCGAGCGGCGGTTTTTGCCACTACTGGCGACACGGCCGCCGCTTTCCGAGACCTTAACAAAACCCTAGAGCTACGCCCCGAAGATGCAATGGCGCATTATAACCGTGGCAATATCTTGTATCGCAATGCTGAGTGGCCGGCGGCTTCAGAGGACTTTCGCGCTGCTATCCGTGCAGATGCCAAATTTGCTAGGGCACATTTTGCGCTTGCGCTCAGTCTTTTGCAACAAAGCCCCGAGCAAAGTGAACAGCCTTGCCTCCACCTCCAACAGGCCAAACGCCTAGGCCATCCAGAGGCCGAAGCTTTGCTTGAAAAATATTGCCGCAATACTTCTGACCAAACTCCCAACAAACAGTAG
- a CDS encoding MBL fold metallo-hydrolase: protein MIHLIDLHFLENDTTIAAFLVETSEGPVLVESGPHSTFKTLEAGIAKAGYAVTDIKHVFVTHIHFDHAGAAWAFAEHGAKVYVHPFGAGHLSSPSKLTESARRIYLDQMDVLWGEMRDIPLAQIVAPEDQTTITIGNRRFKAWYTPGHAYHHIAWQLEDVVFTGDVAGVKIGADGMVIPPCPPPDIHLEKWQQSIQTLRNLAPSQLYLTHYGVHQNYKEHLDELEHHLVDYAQFVKVRWEKEIPQNEIVTEFNHYVNQQLREAGYTERRLAQYQAANPAFMSVAGLIRYWKKRTEGSH from the coding sequence ATGATACACCTGATAGACCTCCATTTTTTAGAAAACGACACTACTATCGCCGCCTTTCTGGTAGAAACCTCCGAAGGGCCGGTCTTGGTCGAAAGCGGACCACACTCTACTTTTAAGACCCTCGAAGCAGGGATAGCCAAGGCGGGCTACGCCGTTACAGACATCAAGCACGTTTTCGTAACCCACATCCACTTTGATCACGCTGGGGCTGCGTGGGCTTTTGCCGAACACGGGGCAAAGGTGTATGTTCACCCCTTTGGGGCGGGACACTTATCAAGCCCTAGCAAGCTGACAGAGTCGGCTAGGCGTATTTATCTAGACCAGATGGACGTACTTTGGGGCGAAATGCGTGATATTCCGCTGGCGCAAATCGTAGCACCCGAAGACCAGACCACCATCACTATCGGCAATCGCCGCTTCAAGGCTTGGTACACCCCCGGCCACGCCTACCATCATATTGCTTGGCAGTTGGAGGATGTGGTGTTTACCGGAGATGTGGCCGGTGTCAAAATCGGGGCAGACGGGATGGTCATTCCGCCCTGCCCTCCGCCCGATATCCACCTCGAAAAGTGGCAGCAGTCTATCCAAACCCTACGCAACTTGGCTCCCTCACAGCTCTACCTAACACACTATGGGGTACACCAAAACTATAAAGAACACCTCGATGAGCTGGAGCATCACCTAGTAGATTATGCGCAGTTTGTCAAAGTAAGATGGGAAAAAGAAATACCTCAAAATGAGATTGTTACGGAGTTTAATCACTACGTCAACCAACAATTACGAGAGGCTGGCTATACCGAGCGCCGCCTAGCACAGTATCAGGCAGCCAACCCGGCGTTTATGAGTGTGGCCGGTCTGATACGTTATTGGAAAAAACGCACAGAGGGAAGCCATTAA
- a CDS encoding sensor histidine kinase, translating to MPIRQLHTIQNIILPRLPQLLLAALVVFCLSQKPTTLQAQQPSFRVINSDQGLPSNEVYCLLEDQQGFIWIGCDAGVFRYNGIRFEAFKAPTQRSKSMTGLIQTSNGRIYCYNFTGQVFVIDKGEMREIETLGESSVTNIVAVPNTNNIWIAAQNGLILYDAASDVSSFYEAPTASMLEIKTAWRVRTDKNDITWIIADENLYRMDKAKRITKVINQQHLKTPTMLLRIIYDGQQTWMWESITTKTYRYNASVDTFREEHIPLLEAALKGKKITETFLDKQGRIWILTYTGAVIFDPKRNTVQTMLEEFALSSFLEDRSGAIWLSTLHNGILYIPDLQWVNWHIADRVLKITHDTKHIYFGNTSGTLYQLNPHTGIFCLHQLPTRSDIRCIVYNNIDKRVYFNTNSNLFALENGHRIDCGDNIGAAKDFYQTPHEYVVASSNGTFVGKSLADLSPPLKTGVNRRFINKQWGRALAYDTRRDWLWIATNKGLLQTSYEDSTYLVRQIWLQDQQVLDIVWNETEQRLFILNFEGWLYEWTPERFLKPLAQLPSEVQGYVLVQHQQQLWIATNRGLWVWDRGKDAWSSFNQIDGLISDDVLDLCILQDRVWLATSKGVQSLPVAYSFDKPPPKLVLKALYQGGKRVDAAQLLTLGPEDGLSIELEAVSYHSADKFRYAYRLNQDTTWVYLPANTDAIVLNTLPTGKFVLEIKLLDHKGRSSANRILLKGEVLPPFWLRTWVLSLLALACVGLVVLILTQVMKRLQRQQAETLKRIALENELKLWQQTALQVQMSPHFLFNILNSIKSYIYENDKQKAVQYLNQFANLVRKILHNSDKKYTTLAEELEMLRLYIGLEAMLLEEDFEWQIDVPQSLDQEALSVPTLLIQPFVENALKHGLRHKKGLKKLFIKLVILNPQRLCVVIEDNGVGRKRAQEINNKNQDRHQSFATKNIQKRIDLLNKNTHLQLQTQTIDLYDANQNPIGTRIVLHLTLPEAINLLHKD from the coding sequence ATGCCTATCAGGCAATTACATACCATACAAAACATCATCTTGCCAAGACTGCCACAGCTATTGTTGGCGGCCTTGGTAGTTTTTTGTTTGTCCCAAAAACCCACAACACTTCAGGCTCAGCAGCCCAGTTTTCGTGTAATCAACTCCGACCAGGGGCTGCCCAGCAACGAGGTATATTGCCTCCTCGAAGACCAACAGGGCTTTATCTGGATAGGCTGCGATGCGGGAGTTTTCCGCTACAACGGCATCCGTTTTGAGGCCTTCAAAGCGCCTACTCAGCGCAGCAAATCTATGACAGGCCTGATTCAAACCTCCAACGGGCGGATTTATTGTTATAATTTCACCGGACAGGTCTTTGTGATTGACAAAGGCGAAATGCGCGAAATAGAGACCCTAGGGGAATCGTCCGTAACCAATATTGTGGCTGTGCCCAATACCAATAATATTTGGATAGCGGCTCAAAATGGTTTGATTCTTTATGATGCGGCTAGTGATGTCAGTAGTTTTTACGAAGCCCCAACTGCCTCTATGCTCGAAATCAAAACGGCTTGGCGTGTACGTACTGACAAAAACGACATTACTTGGATTATCGCCGACGAAAACTTATACCGTATGGATAAGGCCAAGCGAATAACCAAGGTAATCAATCAACAACACCTCAAGACTCCTACGATGTTGTTGCGGATTATCTATGATGGGCAACAGACTTGGATGTGGGAATCCATCACCACCAAAACATACCGCTACAACGCTAGTGTAGATACTTTTCGAGAAGAGCACATCCCCTTGTTAGAGGCTGCACTCAAAGGCAAAAAAATCACCGAGACATTCCTTGATAAACAGGGCCGTATTTGGATTCTGACTTATACCGGAGCCGTGATTTTTGACCCCAAGCGCAACACCGTCCAAACAATGCTCGAAGAGTTTGCGCTCTCGTCTTTTTTGGAAGACCGCAGCGGGGCCATCTGGCTCAGTACCTTACACAATGGTATACTGTATATTCCTGATTTGCAGTGGGTAAACTGGCATATTGCCGACCGGGTACTCAAAATCACCCACGACACGAAGCACATTTATTTTGGAAATACCTCTGGGACACTTTATCAGCTAAACCCTCACACGGGCATTTTCTGCTTACATCAGTTGCCTACACGCTCCGATATTCGCTGTATAGTATACAACAACATAGATAAAAGGGTCTACTTCAATACCAATAGCAACTTGTTTGCCCTAGAAAACGGCCATAGGATAGATTGTGGAGATAATATTGGAGCAGCAAAGGACTTTTACCAAACCCCTCATGAATATGTAGTGGCCAGTTCTAATGGAACCTTTGTCGGCAAATCATTGGCTGACTTATCCCCTCCGCTAAAAACAGGGGTGAATAGAAGGTTTATCAACAAGCAATGGGGGAGGGCTTTGGCTTATGACACCCGCCGCGATTGGCTATGGATAGCCACCAACAAAGGATTGTTGCAAACTTCTTATGAAGACAGCACCTATCTTGTGAGGCAAATTTGGCTTCAAGACCAACAAGTGCTCGATATTGTCTGGAACGAAACCGAACAACGTCTCTTCATCCTTAACTTCGAAGGCTGGCTGTATGAGTGGACTCCGGAGCGCTTTCTGAAGCCGCTTGCCCAGCTTCCTAGTGAAGTGCAGGGCTATGTCCTAGTACAACACCAACAGCAACTTTGGATAGCCACTAACCGAGGGCTGTGGGTATGGGATAGGGGCAAGGATGCTTGGAGCTCATTCAATCAGATTGACGGATTGATTTCGGATGATGTGCTGGACTTATGTATCCTACAAGACCGAGTGTGGCTGGCTACCTCCAAAGGGGTGCAGAGTCTGCCAGTGGCCTATAGTTTCGATAAACCGCCGCCCAAACTAGTACTCAAGGCGCTTTATCAAGGAGGGAAAAGGGTAGATGCAGCCCAATTGTTGACCTTGGGGCCAGAAGATGGCCTCAGCATTGAGTTGGAGGCTGTCAGCTATCACTCTGCCGACAAATTTCGCTACGCCTATCGCCTTAATCAAGACACTACTTGGGTGTATCTGCCTGCCAACACGGACGCTATAGTGCTCAATACGCTTCCTACGGGGAAGTTTGTGCTGGAAATCAAACTTTTAGACCATAAAGGGCGCAGTTCAGCCAACCGAATCTTGTTGAAAGGGGAGGTATTGCCACCTTTTTGGCTACGTACTTGGGTACTCAGCCTTTTGGCATTGGCCTGTGTGGGGCTAGTGGTGCTGATACTGACGCAGGTAATGAAGCGCCTCCAGCGCCAACAAGCCGAAACCCTCAAACGCATTGCCCTCGAAAACGAACTCAAACTCTGGCAACAAACAGCGCTACAGGTACAGATGAGCCCACACTTTTTGTTCAATATCCTTAACTCTATCAAGAGTTATATTTATGAGAATGACAAGCAGAAGGCCGTACAGTACCTAAACCAATTCGCTAATCTTGTAAGAAAAATATTACATAATAGTGATAAAAAATACACTACCTTAGCCGAAGAGCTAGAAATGTTGAGGCTATACATAGGTTTGGAGGCAATGTTGCTCGAAGAAGACTTTGAGTGGCAGATAGATGTGCCCCAATCTCTCGACCAAGAAGCGCTAAGCGTCCCCACTTTGCTTATCCAGCCTTTTGTAGAAAATGCGCTAAAACACGGGTTAAGGCATAAAAAAGGTCTGAAAAAGCTTTTTATCAAGCTTGTGATACTCAACCCCCAGCGCCTCTGTGTGGTGATAGAAGACAACGGTGTAGGGCGTAAACGTGCGCAGGAAATCAATAATAAAAACCAAGACCGACATCAGTCTTTTGCTACTAAAAATATACAAAAGAGAATTGATTTGCTAAACAAAAACACCCACCTCCAACTCCAGACCCAAACCATAGACCTCTATGACGCAAACCAAAACCCCATCGGCACACGTATAGTCTTGCACCTCACCTTACCCGAAGCAATAAACCTATTACACAAAGACTAA
- a CDS encoding flavin reductase family protein yields the protein MSHIPTLTLDPGTISTAKLHAYMLSAVAPRPIAFASTIDAAGNVNLSPFSFFNVFGSNPPIMIFAPARRVRDNTTKHSFENVREVPEAVINIVNYPIVEQMSLASTEYAKGVNEFVKSGLTPVASDLVRPPRVAEAPAAFECKVTQIIETGQEGGAGALIICEVLRAHIHEAVLDAEGHIDPFKIDLVARMGGNWYCRANGEALFEIPKPLVTKGIGVDQLPQHIRQSDVLTGNNLARLANVESLPQAEAVAAFQNSPEAQQLLTQTLEARHQYAQRLLAQGKVAEAWLVLLLD from the coding sequence ATGTCTCATATTCCAACCCTTACCTTAGATCCGGGTACTATCAGTACTGCCAAGCTTCACGCATATATGCTCAGCGCGGTAGCGCCACGCCCTATTGCTTTTGCCAGCACTATCGACGCGGCGGGCAACGTCAACCTCAGCCCGTTTAGTTTTTTCAATGTGTTTGGCTCAAATCCGCCTATTATGATATTTGCGCCTGCGCGCCGAGTACGCGACAACACCACCAAGCACAGCTTTGAGAACGTTCGCGAAGTGCCCGAAGCAGTCATCAATATTGTCAATTACCCGATTGTAGAGCAAATGTCATTGGCTAGTACCGAGTATGCCAAGGGCGTAAACGAGTTCGTCAAGTCTGGACTGACCCCAGTGGCTTCTGACTTGGTACGCCCCCCGCGTGTGGCCGAAGCCCCGGCAGCGTTTGAGTGCAAGGTTACACAAATAATCGAAACAGGGCAGGAAGGAGGCGCCGGAGCGCTTATCATCTGTGAGGTATTGCGTGCACACATACACGAAGCCGTCCTCGATGCCGAAGGACATATCGACCCGTTTAAAATTGATTTGGTGGCTAGAATGGGCGGCAACTGGTATTGCCGTGCCAATGGGGAGGCTTTGTTTGAAATACCCAAGCCATTGGTTACCAAGGGTATAGGAGTAGATCAGCTGCCCCAACATATCCGGCAAAGCGATGTGTTGACAGGTAACAACTTGGCGCGTCTGGCCAATGTAGAAAGTTTGCCCCAAGCCGAAGCTGTGGCCGCCTTCCAGAACAGCCCCGAAGCACAACAACTGCTGACACAAACCCTTGAGGCCCGACACCAGTACGCCCAACGCTTGCTAGCCCAAGGCAAAGTCGCAGAGGCTTGGTTGGTACTGCTTTTGGATTAG
- a CDS encoding LytR/AlgR family response regulator transcription factor — protein sequence MPTPKPKLRTLVVDDSPQARRLLRLMIAEHLPQVEIVAESADANEALTAIEAYKPEVMLLDIEMPEKSGLQLAQELAQHPYQPTIIFTTAYSEYAIQAFRLSALDYLLKPIQEPDLIQAFEKVQQQQTLLQDSKRLQTLANNLNAETPQSLCLPVLGGYEYVALSDIEYLEADGAYVHVVLASGKTHIISKNLKYFENLLKHSPQFVRVHRSYIVNTPYVQRLKKGDRPLIWMQSGKEISLAKERKQDFLNAMG from the coding sequence ATGCCTACGCCTAAACCCAAACTACGCACCCTAGTGGTGGATGACTCGCCCCAAGCCCGCCGCTTGCTCCGCCTGATGATTGCCGAACACTTGCCCCAAGTAGAGATAGTAGCAGAGTCGGCTGATGCCAACGAAGCCCTTACGGCCATCGAGGCATACAAGCCCGAGGTAATGCTCCTAGACATCGAAATGCCCGAAAAATCAGGATTACAGCTGGCCCAAGAGCTAGCCCAACATCCATACCAACCGACCATCATCTTCACCACCGCCTACAGTGAGTATGCCATTCAAGCTTTCAGGCTTTCGGCCTTAGATTATCTGCTCAAGCCTATCCAAGAGCCGGATCTGATACAGGCTTTTGAAAAAGTACAACAACAACAAACCCTCCTCCAAGACAGCAAGCGCCTCCAAACATTGGCCAATAACCTCAATGCCGAAACTCCTCAATCGTTGTGTTTGCCCGTGTTAGGGGGGTATGAGTATGTAGCTCTGTCTGATATCGAGTATCTCGAAGCCGATGGCGCCTATGTACACGTAGTCTTGGCCTCAGGCAAAACGCACATCATCTCCAAAAACCTCAAGTACTTCGAAAATCTACTGAAACACTCCCCGCAGTTTGTACGCGTACACCGCTCTTACATCGTCAACACACCTTATGTACAGCGCCTTAAAAAAGGAGACAGGCCCCTGATTTGGATGCAGAGCGGCAAAGAAATCAGTCTGGCCAAGGAGCGCAAACAAGATTTTCTGAATGCAATGGGCTGA
- a CDS encoding L-threonylcarbamoyladenylate synthase — protein sequence MNSAENSLLGQAIQLLTTGELVGIPTETVYGLAANALDAQAVLKIFEAKNRPTFDPLIVHVSPESNWQQWVRDIPPEATQLLEAFSPGPITVLLPKAAVIPDLVTAGLDTVAIRIPKHPLTLALLAQLPFPLAAPSANPFGYISPTTAEHVRQQLGHKVKLVLDGGSATVGVESTIVGFDTSPPTVYRLGGVALEAIEAQIGPVQVQTHSSSNPKASGMLESHYAPRKPLVLESPELLLSHYAPSQIAALRWSSYSPVLPKEQQFVLSPMANLSEAARNLFAALRQLDASDCSIISAAPVPELGLGRAINDRLRRASAPRPE from the coding sequence ATGAACAGCGCTGAAAACTCCCTCTTAGGCCAAGCCATCCAACTCCTCACCACAGGCGAGTTGGTTGGCATTCCTACCGAAACAGTCTATGGGCTGGCAGCCAATGCGCTGGATGCACAGGCGGTTTTGAAAATATTTGAAGCCAAAAACCGACCTACGTTTGACCCACTAATCGTACACGTATCACCGGAAAGCAACTGGCAACAGTGGGTGCGCGATATTCCTCCAGAGGCCACACAGTTGCTCGAAGCTTTCAGCCCGGGGCCTATCACGGTGCTCTTGCCCAAGGCAGCGGTCATTCCTGATTTGGTAACGGCAGGGTTAGATACAGTGGCTATCCGTATTCCCAAACACCCGCTTACCTTGGCCTTATTGGCACAGCTACCTTTTCCTTTGGCAGCTCCCAGCGCCAACCCTTTTGGCTATATCAGCCCTACCACTGCCGAGCACGTCCGCCAACAACTCGGCCATAAAGTTAAGTTGGTGCTTGATGGCGGTTCGGCCACTGTCGGGGTAGAGTCGACCATTGTTGGCTTTGATACCTCTCCGCCTACAGTATACCGCCTAGGCGGTGTGGCACTCGAAGCCATCGAGGCGCAGATTGGCCCAGTACAAGTACAAACACATTCCAGCTCCAACCCCAAGGCTTCGGGGATGCTCGAAAGCCATTATGCACCACGCAAGCCTTTGGTGTTAGAAAGCCCTGAGCTGCTGTTGTCTCATTATGCCCCTTCTCAAATAGCAGCCCTGCGCTGGAGCAGTTATTCTCCTGTGTTGCCCAAAGAACAGCAGTTTGTGCTGTCGCCTATGGCCAACCTATCAGAGGCCGCCCGCAACTTATTTGCTGCCTTGCGCCAGCTCGACGCATCGGATTGCAGCATCATCTCTGCGGCTCCAGTACCAGAGCTGGGACTAGGCCGTGCTATTAACGACCGGCTACGCCGCGCTTCCGCACCTAGGCCAGAATAA